The following are encoded together in the Gammaproteobacteria bacterium genome:
- the zwf gene encoding glucose-6-phosphate dehydrogenase, with amino-acid sequence MSDTDNRGACYGDQADPANIVIIGAAGDLSKRKLMPALFKMVRCGLIHPQSRIIGVANSRSMEEWQALVRGGLDDNLEEAATEEEWLAFATMLKIVGGNLEDAETYQHLADSLEVLEGRKNAMFYCAIPPQWYGVTANGLKDAGLVDDTEGYRRIVIEKPIGTDLASAKALNRELQEVFDESQIYRIDHYLGKESVQNLLVYRFANSIMEPLWNRNYIDHIQIFAAETLGIEYRANYYEKSGALRDMIQSHLLQVMTLVCMEPPVEFSADAIRDEKIKVLRAVRRLDPDNDECQAVAAQYASGTIDDEKVPAYVSEADVSPDSATETFAAVRFYIDNWRWQGVPIILWTGKRMQRKASEVMIRFRKPPFNLFDSHATEPLANALVFRLQPDEGIVLRMNAKMPGLSTDIQRMVMRAPYAKDGKDVSEAYEILLHDVLNGDATLFSHADEIEESWDIVAPLIDNWKDRFSIERYRAGSWDVPDMDDLLKDCVGGWHKPS; translated from the coding sequence ATGAGTGATACCGATAATAGAGGTGCCTGTTATGGTGATCAGGCTGATCCTGCCAATATTGTAATCATTGGCGCCGCTGGGGATCTGAGTAAGCGCAAATTGATGCCAGCATTATTTAAAATGGTGCGTTGTGGTCTTATTCATCCACAGAGTCGAATTATTGGTGTGGCCAATAGTCGCAGTATGGAAGAATGGCAAGCACTGGTCAGGGGCGGGCTGGATGACAACCTGGAAGAAGCGGCTACTGAGGAAGAATGGCTGGCCTTTGCTACGATGTTAAAGATCGTTGGCGGGAACCTGGAGGATGCCGAGACCTATCAACACCTGGCCGATAGCCTTGAGGTTTTGGAGGGGCGCAAGAACGCTATGTTTTATTGTGCGATCCCTCCGCAGTGGTATGGCGTTACCGCGAATGGTCTGAAGGATGCCGGGCTGGTGGATGATACAGAGGGTTATCGTCGTATTGTTATTGAGAAACCCATTGGTACTGATCTGGCATCAGCAAAGGCACTGAACCGGGAACTGCAAGAAGTATTTGATGAATCACAGATCTATCGTATTGATCATTACCTGGGTAAGGAGAGTGTGCAAAATCTCCTGGTCTATCGTTTTGCCAACAGTATTATGGAACCTCTGTGGAACCGGAATTATATTGACCATATCCAGATCTTCGCGGCGGAGACCCTGGGTATTGAGTATCGTGCCAATTATTATGAAAAGTCCGGTGCTCTGCGTGACATGATTCAGAGCCATCTGTTGCAGGTGATGACCTTGGTTTGTATGGAGCCGCCGGTTGAATTTAGTGCCGATGCCATACGTGATGAAAAGATCAAGGTATTGCGTGCCGTGCGCAGGCTTGATCCAGACAATGATGAATGTCAGGCAGTAGCGGCACAGTACGCATCGGGAACGATTGATGATGAAAAAGTGCCTGCCTATGTGAGTGAGGCCGATGTCTCGCCGGATTCGGCAACGGAAACCTTTGCCGCCGTGCGTTTTTATATCGACAACTGGCGTTGGCAGGGTGTGCCGATTATTCTGTGGACAGGTAAACGGATGCAGAGAAAGGCCTCTGAGGTGATGATTCGCTTCCGTAAGCCACCGTTTAACCTGTTCGATAGTCATGCGACTGAACCATTAGCCAATGCCCTGGTGTTCAGGTTACAACCGGATGAAGGTATTGTATTGCGTATGAATGCGAAGATGCCTGGCCTATCGACCGATATTCAGCGTATGGTGATGCGCGCACCGTATGCCAAGGATGGTAAGGATGTATCAGAGGCCTATGAGATCTTGTTGCATGATGTATTGAACGGTGATGCCACCCTGTTTTCTCATGCCGACGAGATTGAGGAATCCTGGGATATCGTTGCCCCATTGATCGATAACTGGAAGGATCGTTTTTCGATTGAACGTTATCGTGCCGGCAGCTGGGATGTTCCTGATATGGATGATCTGTTGAAGGACTGTGTCGGTGGCTGGCACAAGCCGAGCTGA
- the gnd gene encoding decarboxylating 6-phosphogluconate dehydrogenase, with amino-acid sequence MKIAMVGLGKMGANMVRRLVRGGHEVVAYDVDTATAVALAEELEAVSAADSLSSMLGQMSGSRSIWLMVPHQFVDSSIDALLEAGLTAGDLVIDGGNSNFKLSQQRAERLLEQDIHFVDSGTSGGVWGLENGYSIMVGGSNHAVDMIRPVLETLAPASDQGWGHVGPAGAGHYVKMVHNGIEYGMMQAYAEGFEMLEAKKEMELDLHQISQIWQHGSVVRSWLLDLIADAFASDQALSSLSDYVDDSGEGRWTVQDSIDLAVPTPVLTLALQMRFRSRQSPAFGGKVLNAMRAGFGGHAVRASDDEDASS; translated from the coding sequence ATGAAGATAGCAATGGTTGGTTTGGGCAAGATGGGTGCCAATATGGTGCGTCGCCTGGTTCGGGGTGGACATGAGGTGGTGGCCTATGATGTGGATACGGCGACGGCTGTCGCTCTGGCCGAGGAACTGGAGGCGGTATCCGCAGCAGATAGTTTATCATCCATGCTGGGCCAAATGTCTGGTTCTCGTTCTATCTGGTTAATGGTGCCGCATCAATTTGTTGATTCCAGTATCGACGCATTGCTGGAGGCGGGTCTAACTGCTGGAGATCTGGTTATTGATGGTGGAAATTCCAATTTCAAACTCAGCCAACAACGTGCTGAACGTCTGCTGGAACAGGATATACACTTCGTCGATTCGGGTACCTCAGGGGGTGTCTGGGGGCTGGAGAATGGCTATAGCATTATGGTGGGTGGTAGCAATCATGCGGTTGATATGATTCGACCTGTGCTGGAGACACTCGCCCCGGCGAGCGATCAAGGCTGGGGACATGTGGGCCCGGCGGGTGCAGGACACTATGTCAAGATGGTGCACAACGGGATCGAATACGGGATGATGCAGGCCTATGCCGAGGGTTTTGAGATGTTGGAGGCAAAGAAGGAAATGGAGCTGGACCTACATCAGATATCACAGATATGGCAGCATGGTAGTGTGGTGCGTTCCTGGTTGCTGGATTTGATTGCTGATGCCTTTGCCAGTGATCAGGCTCTCTCTTCACTGAGTGATTATGTTGATGATTCAGGTGAGGGGCGCTGGACGGTACAGGATTCAATTGATCTTGCTGTGCCAACACCGGTTTTAACCTTGGCATTACAAATGCGGTTTCGTAGTCGTCAATCCCCGGCCTTTGGCGGCAAGGTGCTTAATGCTATGCGCGCCGGTTTTGGTGGGCATGCTGTTCGCGCCAGCGATGATGAGGATGCTTCTTCATGA
- the pgl gene encoding 6-phosphogluconolactonase — protein sequence MQQWNRFDDADQLAQEAAWFIADRIEEILASRPLCHIALPGGSTPAQCLRYLAEKSLEWARIHWYLTDERCYPPGHPERNDQMLDENLWSLINADSSTIHRIPAELGPEQAALQYAEEIAAINALDIVVLGMGEDGHTASLFPRNPALNEHALVVPVDDAPKPPSQRVSLGMNALHDASFRIVLAAGEGKAEALDRVRKKIALPISQVGHLIWFVDTSALSEL from the coding sequence ATGCAACAATGGAACCGATTTGATGATGCCGACCAATTAGCGCAGGAAGCCGCCTGGTTTATTGCTGACCGGATTGAGGAGATATTGGCCTCTCGCCCACTCTGTCATATTGCCTTGCCTGGCGGTAGTACCCCTGCACAGTGTCTACGTTATCTTGCTGAAAAGTCATTGGAATGGGCGCGTATTCACTGGTATCTTACCGATGAACGTTGTTACCCGCCGGGTCATCCCGAACGTAACGATCAAATGCTTGATGAAAACCTGTGGTCTTTAATCAATGCGGATAGTTCGACTATACATCGTATCCCGGCAGAACTGGGGCCTGAACAGGCAGCTTTGCAATACGCAGAAGAAATAGCGGCGATTAATGCGCTGGATATTGTCGTGCTAGGGATGGGTGAGGATGGTCATACCGCAAGCCTGTTTCCAAGAAACCCAGCCTTGAATGAACATGCGCTGGTGGTGCCAGTAGACGATGCGCCTAAGCCTCCCTCACAGCGTGTCTCGTTGGGGATGAATGCCTTACATGACGCTTCCTTCAGAATTGTGCTGGCGGCTGGGGAGGGCAAGGCTGAGGCGCTTGATCGTGTTAGAAAAAAGATTGCCTTACCCATTAGCCAGGTAGGACATTTGATCTGGTTTGTGGATACATCCGCCTTATCGGAGTTATAA
- a CDS encoding SAP domain-containing protein, translated as MKMPEVRSMAKVLGIKTGRMSKLKLIQAIQMREGNFPCFASALNGVCDQLACVWRSDCFIAAKK; from the coding sequence ATGAAGATGCCAGAGGTTCGTAGTATGGCTAAAGTACTCGGTATTAAAACTGGGCGCATGAGTAAATTAAAACTGATTCAGGCGATTCAGATGCGTGAGGGGAATTTCCCCTGCTTTGCCTCAGCGCTGAATGGAGTGTGTGATCAGCTTGCCTGTGTTTGGCGTAGTGATTGTTTTATTGCGGCTAAAAAATGA